A single Suricata suricatta isolate VVHF042 chromosome 2, meerkat_22Aug2017_6uvM2_HiC, whole genome shotgun sequence DNA region contains:
- the NPM3 gene encoding nucleoplasmin-3: MAAGAAAALAFLSQESRARAGGVGGLRVPAPVTVDSFFFGCELSGHTRSFTFKVEEEDDSEHVLALTMLCLTEGAKDECNVVEVVARNHDHQEIAVPVANLKLSCQPMLSLDDFQLQPPVTFRLKSGSGPVRITGRHQIVTISNDVSEEEESEEGSEEEETELCPILPAKKQRGRP, from the exons ATGGCCGCCGGCGCCGCCGCCGCCTTAGCGTTCCTGAGTCAGGAGAGTCGAGCCCGGGCCGGAGGGGTCGGGGGTCTGCGGGTCCCGGCTCCGGTCACTGTGGACAGTTTTTTCTTCG gctgtgagctctcCGGCCACACCCGCTCTTTCACCTTCAAGGTAGAGGAAGAAGATGATTCGGAGCATGTGCTGGCTTTGACCATG CTCTGCCTCACCGAAGGGGCCAAAGATGAGTGTAATGTGGTAGAAGTCGTGGCCAGGAATCATGACCACCAGGAGATTGCAGTCCCCGTGGCCAATCTCAAGTTGTCCTGCCAACCCATG CTCAGTTTGGATGACTTCCAGCTTCAGCCACCTGTAACCTTCCGCCTGAAGTCAGGTTCTGGCCCTGTGCGCATCACTGGGAGGCACCAGATTG TTACTATAAGCAATGATGTTTCTGAGGAAGAAGAGAGTGAAGAagggagtgaggaggaggaaacagagttGTGTCCCATCCTGCCTGCCAAGAAGCAGAGGGGCAGACCTTAG
- the FGF8 gene encoding fibroblast growth factor 8 — protein MASWYHCNPSSPTPKDTRLLHLLVLCLQAQVTVQSSPNFTQHVREQSLVTDQLSRRLIRTYQLYSRTSGKHVQVLANKRINAMAEDGDPFAKLIVETDTFGSRVRVRGAETGLYICMNKKGKLIAKSNGKGKDCVFTEIVLENNYTALQNAKYEGWYMAFTRKGRPRKGSKTRQHQREVHFMKRLPRGHHTTEQSLRFEFLNYPPFTRSLRGSQRTWAPEPR, from the exons ATGGCTTCCTGGTACCACTGCAACCCCTCCAGTCCAACCCCCAAAGACACaag GCTGTTGCACTTGCTGGTTCTCTGCCTCCAAGCCCAG GTAACTGTTCAGTCCTCACCTAATTTTACACAGCATGTGAGGGAGCAGAGCCTGGTGACGGATCAGCTCAGCCGCCGCCTTATCCGGACCTACCAGCTCTACAGCCGCACCAGCGGGAAGCACGTGCAGGTCCTGGCCAACAAGCGCATCAACGCCATGGCAGAGGACGGGGACCCCTTCG CAAAGCTGATTGTGGAGACAGATACCTTTGGCAGCCGGGTTCGAGTGCGAGGAGCTGAGACAGGCCTATACATCTGCATGAATAAGAAGGGGAAGCTGATTGCCAAG AGCAACGGCAAGGGCAAGGATTGTGTCTTCACGGAGATCGTGCTGGAGAACAACTACACGGCCCTGCAGAATGCCAAGTACGAAGGCTGGTACATGGCCTTCACCCGCAAGGGCCGGCCCCGCAAGGGCTCCAAGACGCGGCAGCACCAGCGCGAGGTCCACTTCATGAAGCGGCTGCCGCGCGGCCACCACACCACGGAGCAGAGCCTGCGCTTCGAGTTCCTCAACTACCCGCCGTTCACGCGCAGCCTGCGCGGCAGCCAGAGGACTTGGGCCCCGGAGCCCCGGTAG